A single Pseudomonas putida DNA region contains:
- a CDS encoding adhesin gives MRQTLFILALLSSATALAQSPVPVINDANIDSSGAQYQGNFSVNQAAGDGQQQANARAIATGHEAAATTQIRQRQLSIVDPNMGASASIQGNAFSHGSGALGVNQSAGAATQQANALRISISTQPQSIDDSVLLQQNVALINSSDPSDTSPGYRHVTTGDQAFTGSRGVIQLNQSAGVGNQTANTLSVRVAN, from the coding sequence ATGAGGCAGACGCTGTTTATCCTGGCGCTGTTGAGCAGTGCCACGGCGCTGGCGCAATCGCCGGTTCCGGTGATCAACGACGCCAACATCGACAGTTCCGGCGCGCAGTACCAAGGCAACTTCAGCGTCAACCAGGCCGCTGGCGATGGCCAGCAACAAGCTAACGCCCGGGCAATCGCCACGGGCCACGAAGCCGCTGCAACCACACAGATCCGCCAACGCCAACTGTCCATTGTCGACCCCAACATGGGCGCCAGCGCCAGCATCCAGGGCAATGCCTTCAGCCATGGCAGCGGCGCACTGGGCGTCAACCAGAGTGCGGGCGCGGCGACCCAGCAGGCCAACGCCCTGCGCATCAGCATCAGTACACAACCGCAAAGCATCGATGACAGCGTCCTTCTGCAACAGAACGTGGCGCTGATCAACAGCTCCGATCCATCTGATACCTCACCCGGCTATCGCCACGTCACCACCGGTGACCAGGCATTCACCGGTAGCCGCGGGGTCATCCAGCTGAATCAGAGCGCCGGGGTGGGCAACCAGACGGCAAACACCCTGAGCGTACGGGTCGCGAACTGA
- a CDS encoding AraC family transcriptional regulator, which produces MAVATPPDLASAQHPIQPLARTYPRGLVIEPHLHDWGQLLYAESGVMWVDTPRAALLVPPHRAVWIPPQLHHGIRVVSDLEMRNIYLREELAIRIGSELSVVEVSPLLRELIRRRVSLGPETDDIYRDALEGLLVIELRRARSASLQVPMPANGDRRLRSLCENVLRSPSLDVSFEQHAQAIGASTRTLARLFNVELGLGFTEWRRQVQLAYASARLLDGAAVSAVADELGFNLGSFSEMFRRSVGVAPSVYAIHHLQS; this is translated from the coding sequence ATGGCCGTCGCCACTCCACCTGACCTCGCCAGTGCGCAACACCCGATCCAACCGCTGGCCCGTACCTACCCACGAGGCTTGGTAATCGAGCCCCACCTGCATGATTGGGGGCAGTTGCTGTATGCCGAAAGCGGCGTCATGTGGGTCGACACGCCAAGAGCAGCCTTGCTGGTACCGCCCCATCGGGCCGTCTGGATCCCCCCGCAGCTCCATCATGGCATTCGTGTGGTGTCCGACCTGGAGATGCGCAACATCTACCTGCGCGAAGAACTGGCCATCCGCATCGGCAGCGAGCTCTCGGTCGTGGAAGTCAGCCCATTGCTGCGCGAACTGATCAGGCGCCGGGTCAGCCTGGGGCCTGAAACCGACGACATCTACCGGGATGCGCTGGAGGGCTTGCTGGTGATCGAACTGCGGCGCGCCCGCAGCGCATCGCTGCAGGTGCCCATGCCAGCCAATGGCGATCGACGGTTGCGCAGCCTGTGCGAGAACGTCTTGCGCTCGCCTTCACTGGACGTGTCGTTTGAACAGCATGCCCAGGCCATCGGCGCCAGCACGCGGACACTGGCCCGGCTGTTCAACGTGGAGCTTGGCCTGGGCTTCACCGAGTGGCGGCGCCAGGTGCAACTCGCCTACGCGTCTGCGCGGTTGCTCGATGGCGCCGCAGTGAGTGCGGTCGCTGACGAACTGGGCTTCAACCTGGGCAGCTTCAGCGAGATGTTCCGGCGCTCGGTAGGGGTCGCGCCTTCTGTCTATGCCATCCACCACCTGCAGAGTTGA
- a CDS encoding C39 family peptidase has protein sequence MRIIALAFLLCIASVSEASQMPLSVLPGGAVIYKPIQSIRERKFADLVQQKTDFSCGAASLATILRQAYWLDVDEHQVIEGMLAHANEDLVRTQGFSMLDMKKYVESLGMRARGYKVAPDTLHSIRIPVVVLMDIRGYKHFVVMQKVDRDWVYIGDPVLGHKRFKLDDFVKGWNGIIFAVIGQGYDKNNILLDPPLPLSAKNRISNFTPVQDAELMDFGFIQSDFF, from the coding sequence ATGCGCATTATCGCCTTGGCATTTCTGCTGTGCATCGCCAGTGTCAGCGAAGCGTCGCAGATGCCGTTGTCCGTGCTGCCAGGTGGTGCAGTGATCTACAAGCCGATCCAGAGTATTCGCGAACGCAAGTTCGCCGACCTGGTACAGCAGAAAACCGATTTCAGCTGTGGCGCGGCATCGCTGGCGACCATCCTGCGCCAGGCCTACTGGCTGGACGTGGATGAGCACCAGGTAATCGAGGGCATGCTCGCCCACGCCAACGAGGACCTGGTACGTACCCAAGGGTTCTCCATGCTCGACATGAAGAAATATGTGGAAAGCCTGGGCATGCGTGCACGCGGTTACAAGGTAGCCCCAGACACGCTGCACAGCATCCGCATTCCGGTAGTAGTGCTGATGGACATCCGCGGCTACAAGCACTTCGTGGTGATGCAGAAAGTCGACAGAGACTGGGTCTACATCGGTGACCCGGTGCTGGGCCACAAACGCTTCAAGCTCGATGACTTCGTCAAGGGCTGGAACGGCATCATCTTCGCCGTGATCGGCCAGGGTTATGACAAGAACAATATCCTGCTGGACCCGCCGCTACCCCTGAGCGCCAAGAACCGTATCAGCAACTTCACCCCGGTTCAGGATGCGGAATTGATGGACTTCGGTTTCATTCAAAGCGACTTCTTCTAA
- a CDS encoding heme utilization protein: MKPSMAIKPLVFAIAAVMAVAAQAEQNDRRGHDHHNNHTPPARAVLTDATAKANDGQRSTGNTINNQGTVNAAEMSSSGTGASGNVGVNVAAGNGNQQANASAIANTSSDNAAIDNSFVFGTSTATAEITQRSNNNKVNNWSTQSSAVMSGSAQGSSGNLGINVAGGDLNQQKNSMAIANNAAPIGNSSATASANQDGPGLQVNNSADRTYRVDTLTFTTSSSGSASRSGAFDASVDKSSSSSYSASGSNSSSASGSKSSSASGSTSMTASGSNSSNSSGSNSMSASGSNNYAANGNASNNHSSSSNTTVSASLDASANGSASSSQTFGNFTRSRSSDFDASLSASLDASVDKSHQSANNSSFDKSLSSSFDKAYDSSYDRSHDSSYDKARDTSYEKADASAWEKANASAYEKAGEKASQSSDSISKSFSESSEYALSNTVSFQVLTPTGWANPVTNTATLSGSVNGGSGNLGVNVAAGVGNQQSNSLAISNTSM, from the coding sequence ATGAAACCCTCGATGGCAATCAAGCCTCTGGTTTTCGCAATTGCTGCGGTCATGGCTGTTGCTGCACAAGCGGAGCAAAACGATCGTCGTGGTCACGACCACCACAACAACCACACACCACCGGCTCGCGCGGTACTGACCGATGCCACTGCCAAAGCCAATGACGGCCAAAGAAGCACCGGCAACACCATCAACAACCAAGGCACCGTCAACGCCGCCGAGATGAGCAGCTCCGGCACTGGCGCCAGTGGCAACGTGGGCGTCAACGTGGCGGCCGGTAACGGCAACCAGCAGGCCAACGCGTCGGCTATCGCCAACACCTCGTCCGACAACGCCGCGATCGACAACAGCTTCGTCTTTGGCACCTCCACTGCCACTGCCGAGATCACCCAACGCAGCAACAACAACAAGGTCAACAACTGGTCCACCCAAAGCTCTGCCGTCATGAGCGGCTCGGCCCAGGGCAGCAGCGGCAACCTTGGTATCAACGTAGCTGGCGGCGATCTCAACCAGCAGAAAAACAGCATGGCCATCGCCAACAACGCCGCACCTATCGGTAACTCCTCCGCCACTGCTTCGGCCAACCAGGACGGCCCTGGCCTGCAGGTGAACAACTCTGCCGACCGCACCTACCGGGTTGACACGTTGACCTTCACCACCTCCTCGAGCGGTTCGGCCTCGCGCAGCGGTGCTTTCGACGCCAGCGTCGACAAGAGCTCGAGCTCGAGCTACAGCGCGTCGGGTAGCAACAGCAGCAGCGCCAGCGGCAGCAAAAGCAGCAGCGCCAGTGGTTCTACCAGCATGACCGCCAGCGGCTCCAACAGCAGCAACTCCAGTGGCAGCAACAGCATGAGCGCCAGTGGTTCGAACAACTATGCTGCCAACGGAAACGCCAGCAACAACCACAGCTCGTCGTCCAACACCACGGTTAGCGCATCGCTCGATGCCAGCGCCAATGGCAGCGCATCGTCGTCGCAAACCTTCGGCAACTTCACTCGCTCGCGCAGCAGCGACTTCGACGCATCGCTCAGTGCATCGCTGGATGCATCGGTCGACAAGTCGCATCAGTCGGCCAATAACTCGTCGTTCGACAAGTCGCTCAGCTCGTCCTTCGACAAGGCCTATGACTCTTCGTATGACCGTAGCCATGACTCGTCCTATGACAAGGCTCGCGATACGTCCTACGAGAAGGCCGATGCATCGGCATGGGAAAAAGCCAATGCCTCGGCCTACGAGAAAGCCGGCGAAAAAGCTTCGCAATCGTCGGACAGCATCTCGAAGAGCTTCAGCGAGTCTAGCGAGTATGCCCTGAGCAACACCGTGTCGTTCCAAGTGCTGACCCCGACCGGCTGGGCCAACCCTGTGACCAACACCGCCACCCTGAGTGGCTCGGTGAACGGTGGCAGCGGCAACCTGGGCGTGAACGTGGCGGCAGGTGTGGGCAACCAGCAAAGCAACTCGCTGGCCATCTCCAACACCTCGATGTAA
- a CDS encoding DUF1294 domain-containing protein — MARAQGTAPRGAERTEGVRNARLKLVLLGVLCLLPGLGTAQMGWSGQNWVPLALYPLVSLISLLLYWQDKRQAQGNAWRTPEKVLHASELLGGWPGALVAQQLLRHKTRKLSYQLVFWGIVLLHQVFWLDYLFLGSRFLPFN, encoded by the coding sequence ATGGCGCGCGCACAGGGCACAGCGCCACGCGGCGCAGAACGCACAGAGGGCGTGCGCAATGCGCGCCTGAAGTTGGTGCTGCTGGGTGTGCTGTGCCTGTTGCCGGGGCTAGGTACGGCGCAGATGGGCTGGAGCGGGCAGAACTGGGTGCCGCTGGCGTTGTACCCCTTGGTCAGCCTGATCAGCCTGCTGTTGTACTGGCAGGACAAGCGTCAGGCCCAGGGCAATGCCTGGCGCACGCCAGAAAAGGTACTGCATGCCAGCGAGTTGCTGGGGGGCTGGCCCGGCGCGCTGGTTGCTCAGCAGCTGTTGCGGCACAAGACACGCAAATTGTCTTACCAGTTGGTGTTCTGGGGCATCGTGCTGCTGCACCAGGTGTTCTGGCTCGACTACCTGTTCCTGGGCAGCCGGTTCCTGCCGTTCAACTGA
- a CDS encoding FMN-dependent NADH-azoreductase: MKLLHIDSSILGDNSASRQLSREVVDAWKAADPSIEVVYRDLAADAIAHFSSATLVAAGTPEEARDAAQAFEAKLSAETLEEFLAADAVVIGAPMYNFSVPTQLKAWIDRVAVAGKTFRYTEAGPEGLCGDKKVVLVSTAGGLHAGQPTGVGHEDFLKVFLGFIGITDLEVVRAHGLAYGPEQRTQAIDAAQAQIANELFAAA, encoded by the coding sequence ATGAAACTGTTGCATATCGATTCGAGCATCCTGGGCGACAATTCCGCCTCTCGCCAACTGAGCCGCGAAGTGGTCGATGCCTGGAAAGCCGCAGACCCGAGCATCGAAGTGGTTTACCGTGACCTGGCCGCCGACGCCATCGCCCACTTCTCGTCCGCCACCCTGGTGGCAGCTGGTACCCCGGAAGAAGCCCGTGACGCTGCCCAGGCATTCGAAGCCAAGCTGAGCGCCGAAACCCTGGAAGAATTCCTCGCCGCCGACGCCGTGGTGATTGGTGCGCCGATGTACAACTTCAGCGTGCCGACCCAGCTCAAGGCCTGGATTGACCGCGTTGCCGTAGCCGGCAAGACCTTCCGCTACACCGAAGCCGGCCCGGAAGGCCTGTGCGGCGACAAGAAAGTGGTACTGGTTTCCACCGCCGGTGGCCTGCACGCAGGCCAGCCGACCGGCGTTGGCCATGAGGACTTCCTCAAGGTGTTCCTCGGCTTCATCGGCATCACCGACCTGGAAGTGGTCCGCGCCCACGGCCTGGCCTACGGCCCGGAACAGCGTACTCAGGCCATCGATGCCGCCCAGGCGCAGATTGCCAACGAGCTGTTCGCCGCGGCCTGA
- a CDS encoding LysR substrate-binding domain-containing protein → MPIGDPRNLSDLFYFAKVVEAGGFAAAGRLLGIPKSRLSRRIAELEERLGARLLQRTTRKLQLTALGERYLRHCQAMLLEAEQADEVIASVTSEPRGPLRVSSPIGLANQFLNPLVRDFLTRYPHVQLELLLVNRRVDLINEGIDVALRVREAEDEEPNLVTKRLREARTEVVASPEFKATHVVAHPKELTALPFLGALDADRLARMRVFNEAGERFEIAMPARLGVEDFVMRKEAAMAGLGFTVLPLMHCESELASGALVRMLPDWRCAPAWLQAVYPHRRGVLPAVRAWLDHLEHAFDLCGDRPL, encoded by the coding sequence GTGCCCATTGGTGATCCCCGCAATTTGAGTGACCTTTTCTATTTCGCAAAGGTCGTGGAAGCCGGTGGTTTCGCTGCAGCCGGACGGCTGCTCGGCATTCCGAAATCAAGGTTGTCCCGGCGTATTGCAGAGCTGGAGGAGCGGCTTGGCGCCCGCCTGCTTCAGCGAACCACGCGCAAGTTGCAACTCACGGCACTGGGCGAACGCTATCTGCGCCACTGCCAGGCGATGCTGCTTGAGGCAGAACAAGCCGATGAAGTGATCGCCAGCGTGACCAGCGAACCACGTGGCCCTCTGCGGGTGAGCAGCCCTATCGGGCTGGCCAATCAGTTTCTCAATCCCCTGGTGCGGGACTTCCTCACGCGTTACCCGCACGTCCAGCTCGAACTGCTGCTGGTCAATCGCCGCGTCGACCTCATCAATGAAGGGATCGATGTCGCATTGCGCGTGCGCGAAGCAGAGGACGAAGAACCCAACCTGGTTACCAAGCGATTGCGCGAGGCCCGAACGGAAGTTGTGGCATCACCCGAATTCAAGGCAACTCACGTCGTCGCTCACCCCAAGGAGCTGACGGCGCTGCCTTTCCTTGGTGCACTGGACGCCGATCGGCTCGCCAGAATGCGCGTGTTCAACGAGGCCGGCGAGCGCTTCGAAATCGCCATGCCGGCCCGCCTGGGTGTGGAAGACTTTGTCATGCGCAAAGAGGCGGCAATGGCCGGCCTGGGCTTCACGGTATTGCCGTTGATGCATTGTGAAAGCGAGCTTGCCAGTGGGGCGCTGGTGCGCATGCTGCCCGACTGGCGCTGCGCACCTGCCTGGCTCCAGGCGGTCTACCCGCACCGGCGTGGTGTTTTGCCGGCTGTCCGGGCCTGGCTGGATCACCTTGAACATGCATTCGATCTTTGTGGTGACCGGCCCCTGTAG
- a CDS encoding quinone oxidoreductase family protein translates to MKALQFTATGSIDHLALVDLPTPVPAADEVLVRVKAAGLNPSDVKNVLGRFPYTTLPRVPGRDFAGIVEQGPADMIGQAIWGTGRGPGFLRDGSHAEFLTLPASGVALKPNSLSFAQAAAIGVPFTTAYDAVERTGIKAGTTFLVIGANGAVGSAALALAKIRGARVLAAVRRPEQAAALEAKGYPAIVLDSAESLGAQVAEVFPGGAQVVFDTTGFWLPASVSALANFGRIAIIAAPVDGIVNFPALALYRKGGVLVGVNSLLYDTTQCAAMLKDFGHYFDEGSLPAPEGVREAALVDGIAEYKAVEGGSSDKTVLIP, encoded by the coding sequence ATGAAGGCTCTGCAGTTCACGGCTACCGGCAGCATCGACCACCTGGCGCTGGTCGATCTACCTACCCCGGTTCCCGCTGCCGATGAGGTTCTGGTCCGGGTCAAGGCTGCAGGCCTTAACCCCAGCGATGTGAAGAATGTCCTTGGGCGCTTCCCCTACACCACGCTGCCTCGCGTTCCTGGCCGGGACTTCGCCGGCATTGTCGAGCAGGGCCCGGCTGACATGATCGGCCAGGCCATATGGGGTACGGGCAGAGGCCCTGGCTTCCTGCGCGATGGCTCCCACGCCGAGTTCCTCACCCTGCCGGCAAGCGGCGTGGCATTGAAGCCGAACAGCCTGTCGTTCGCCCAGGCGGCGGCCATCGGCGTACCGTTCACCACCGCCTACGACGCGGTCGAGCGCACCGGCATCAAGGCGGGTACGACCTTCCTGGTCATTGGTGCCAATGGCGCCGTAGGCAGTGCGGCGCTGGCCCTGGCGAAAATCCGTGGAGCGCGGGTACTGGCCGCCGTGCGCAGGCCAGAGCAGGCCGCGGCCCTTGAAGCCAAGGGCTACCCGGCGATCGTCCTCGATTCCGCCGAATCGTTGGGCGCTCAGGTGGCAGAAGTGTTCCCGGGCGGTGCGCAAGTGGTGTTCGATACCACCGGCTTCTGGCTGCCGGCATCGGTATCCGCGCTGGCCAATTTCGGGCGTATCGCGATCATTGCCGCCCCCGTCGACGGCATCGTCAATTTCCCGGCACTGGCGCTTTACCGCAAGGGTGGCGTACTGGTGGGCGTGAACTCACTCTTGTATGACACCACCCAGTGCGCGGCCATGCTCAAGGACTTCGGCCATTATTTCGACGAGGGCTCATTGCCGGCACCAGAAGGTGTTCGGGAAGCCGCGCTGGTTGATGGCATCGCCGAATACAAGGCTGTTGAGGGGGGGAGCAGCGACAAGACCGTACTGATTCCCTGA
- the pnuC gene encoding nicotinamide riboside transporter PnuC — protein sequence MSGLELIAAVLGVTAVWLTVKQNAWCWPIGLVMVLIYGWLFYEVKLYSGMLLQLAYAVLQLYGWWQWKRPDRVEDARQVSRLPTRSLFGGLAAGLVLSVALGAAMASWTDAALPWLDATLTGFSLVAQLWMAQKRVQCWPLWVVVDVVYVGQYLHQQLYFTAGFFAVLTLIAVRGWLEWRRDPALVQA from the coding sequence ATGTCCGGCCTCGAACTCATCGCCGCCGTGCTCGGCGTCACCGCCGTGTGGCTCACCGTCAAACAGAACGCCTGGTGCTGGCCGATCGGCCTGGTCATGGTGCTTATCTATGGCTGGCTGTTCTACGAGGTGAAGCTTTACTCGGGCATGTTGCTGCAGCTGGCCTACGCCGTACTGCAGTTATATGGCTGGTGGCAGTGGAAGCGCCCGGACCGGGTCGAAGACGCTCGCCAGGTCTCGCGCCTGCCAACCCGGTCGCTGTTCGGCGGGTTGGCGGCCGGGCTGGTGCTGAGCGTGGCGCTGGGTGCAGCGATGGCCAGCTGGACCGATGCTGCCCTGCCCTGGCTGGATGCCACGCTGACCGGCTTCAGCCTGGTCGCGCAACTGTGGATGGCGCAGAAGCGTGTGCAATGCTGGCCGCTTTGGGTCGTGGTGGATGTAGTCTATGTCGGCCAGTACCTGCACCAGCAGCTGTACTTCACGGCCGGCTTCTTTGCCGTGTTGACCCTGATCGCGGTGCGCGGCTGGCTGGAATGGCGCCGTGACCCAGCTTTGGTGCAAGCATGA
- a CDS encoding undecaprenyl-diphosphate phosphatase gives MDFWTAFQAIILGVVEGLTEFLPISSTGHQIIVADLIGFGGERAMAFNIIIQLAAILAVVWEFRGKILEVVFGLASQPKARRFTGNLLLAFMPAVVLGVLFADLIHQYLFNPITVATALVIGGVIMLWAERRQHTVAVDHVDDMRWTHALKIGFVQCLAMIPGTSRSGSTIIGGLLFGLSRKAATEFSFFLAMPTMVGAAVYSGYKYRHLFEPSDLPVFAIGFVTSFIFAMIAVRALLKFIANHSYAAFAWYRIAFGLLILATWQFGWVDWSTAHS, from the coding sequence ATGGATTTTTGGACTGCCTTCCAGGCAATCATCTTAGGTGTGGTCGAGGGGCTCACAGAGTTCCTGCCGATTTCCAGTACTGGCCACCAGATCATCGTTGCCGACCTGATCGGCTTTGGTGGCGAACGGGCGATGGCGTTCAATATCATCATTCAGCTGGCAGCGATCCTGGCAGTCGTGTGGGAGTTTCGCGGCAAGATCCTCGAAGTGGTTTTCGGCCTGGCCAGCCAGCCGAAGGCACGGCGCTTCACCGGTAACCTGTTGCTGGCGTTCATGCCGGCGGTGGTGCTGGGCGTGCTGTTCGCCGACCTGATTCACCAATACCTGTTCAACCCGATCACCGTGGCCACGGCGCTGGTGATCGGTGGTGTGATCATGCTCTGGGCTGAACGTCGCCAGCACACCGTGGCGGTCGACCATGTCGACGACATGCGCTGGACCCATGCCCTGAAGATCGGTTTCGTGCAGTGCCTGGCGATGATCCCAGGTACCTCGCGCTCTGGCTCCACCATCATCGGCGGCCTGCTGTTCGGCCTGTCGCGCAAGGCAGCCACCGAGTTCTCGTTCTTCCTGGCGATGCCGACCATGGTCGGTGCGGCGGTGTATTCGGGCTACAAGTACCGCCACCTGTTCGAGCCAAGCGACCTGCCGGTGTTTGCCATCGGATTCGTGACTTCGTTCATCTTCGCCATGATCGCCGTGCGCGCGCTGCTGAAGTTCATCGCCAACCACAGCTACGCGGCTTTTGCCTGGTACCGCATCGCCTTCGGGCTGCTGATTCTGGCGACCTGGCAGTTTGGCTGGGTCGACTGGTCGACGGCGCACAGCTGA
- a CDS encoding AAA family ATPase: protein MKVLVLCGPESSGKSWLSGEIQAHFGGIVVGEYVRHFIDQECRDTCYADVPTIARGQLAWEDQARQQAPELLILDTHLLSNMLWSRALFDACPPWLEQALLARRYDLHLLLSPQGVGWVADGQRSQPDITDRQVFFEDSRLWLQHHGQTMQVIEGDWPQRSATALLAVQRLLEGKTPYCPTEC, encoded by the coding sequence ATGAAGGTCCTGGTCCTGTGCGGCCCGGAGTCCAGCGGCAAGAGCTGGCTAAGCGGTGAAATCCAGGCGCATTTCGGCGGTATCGTGGTAGGTGAATACGTGCGCCACTTCATCGACCAGGAATGCCGCGACACCTGCTATGCCGATGTCCCCACCATCGCCCGCGGCCAGCTGGCCTGGGAGGACCAGGCCCGCCAGCAGGCACCTGAACTGCTGATCCTCGATACCCACCTGCTCAGCAACATGCTGTGGAGCCGCGCCCTGTTCGACGCTTGCCCGCCCTGGTTGGAACAGGCTTTGCTTGCCCGTCGTTACGACTTGCACCTGCTGCTCAGCCCGCAAGGGGTGGGCTGGGTCGCCGATGGCCAGCGCAGCCAGCCAGACATTACCGACCGCCAAGTGTTTTTCGAAGACAGCCGCCTGTGGCTGCAGCACCATGGGCAAACCATGCAGGTCATCGAAGGTGACTGGCCGCAACGCAGCGCAACCGCCCTGCTTGCAGTACAACGACTGTTGGAAGGGAAAACCCCTTACTGTCCCACCGAGTGTTAA
- a CDS encoding MmcQ/YjbR family DNA-binding protein, which produces MSRQKMTEEQVAAFCLSLPGAREDYKWGGIRVFSVAGNKMFAVLDLAGAGLSFKVADELFLGYCDRPGVRPAPYLARAKWISMEPPYPMGRDELCDLLQRSHQLVVRRLPKRLQAGLLS; this is translated from the coding sequence ATGTCCAGGCAGAAAATGACCGAAGAGCAGGTGGCAGCGTTCTGCCTGAGCCTGCCAGGTGCGCGGGAAGACTACAAATGGGGCGGCATCCGGGTATTTTCCGTGGCTGGCAACAAGATGTTCGCAGTGCTCGACCTGGCTGGGGCTGGGTTGTCGTTCAAGGTAGCCGACGAACTGTTTCTCGGCTATTGCGACCGGCCTGGCGTGCGGCCGGCGCCTTATCTGGCCCGTGCCAAATGGATCAGCATGGAGCCGCCCTACCCCATGGGCCGGGATGAACTGTGCGACCTGCTGCAGCGCTCGCACCAGCTGGTAGTGCGGCGGCTGCCGAAACGGCTGCAGGCAGGCCTGCTGAGCTGA